From the genome of Eriocheir sinensis breed Jianghai 21 unplaced genomic scaffold, ASM2467909v1 Scaffold171, whole genome shotgun sequence:
CAGTCATCAATGACCTTACCAGCAAAGTGATTTCTTGCAAAAGGCCAAATAATTATTTTGTCATTAATGACCAGTCATGTTGCGAAGTCAGAAGTGTCAGCCACCAGACAAACAACACTGGGGAACAGATGTATATATGCCGTGTCTATGGTCATGCACAATCCTTGTTCCAACATCCTTGTGACTCTATGCTGATAGGAGCTATGACTGTCCGGCAACAAGACTACCAAATACAAGAATTACCAGAGAGCCAATTGAACTCTCAGGCTATAATGATAGAAAGGAGCGATGGGAAACTGGTATTCCTGGCAGTTCTCCATGGTTTCTAAGTTTGGTTTTTGAGGGGTGGTGGATGGGGTTTTACTTCACTTTACTTCTGACTTATCGGAGACAGGCCTGCTTGTGACAGATTGAGTGCTTTGTTCACTAGAATCAAGCTCAAACAAATGCGAATAGCCCTAAACAATCACTTGATGTAGGGATCAGCCAAGGGGATCCCAACAAAACTGTGCATAATTGGTTATTAAGGTGAGAGGCAGCtatttccatccatccatccatatccCGACGCCCACTCCCACATGGAAGCTCCTCATGGCTGAGAATAGCAGACGACCACCCCCCGAACTATGAGGGCGACTCCACAATCCTGGACCAAGACACAAGAAGGAGGTGGCCGTGGCATATACTCGCATACTTGTGGCACATGCCCAGTGACAATGCTGGACATATATGCCATGGCAAGAATTTCTGCTCTGGTAAATGTATTTTGCTGTGTCATGGATGCTATACATGGGTGATATGTAATTAATAACTTATAATGTAGACCCATTTTTGTTTAAAACCGTAAATTATAATATACAttatttctttgcctttcttgtGAAGCACATAGCGTCATTCCAATTAATGAAATTTGACTAtctatgcaaatacatataagaaactCAACCTCTATCAGAGTATGACCCTAGGACAAGGGTTCCCAAAGTGGTCAGTATTGACATCTGGGGGTTTATTGTGATAGCCAAGGGGTCGAcaaggatttatttatttattcatttctgtaTTATACATCATTTCAGATGAGTGCTTGTGCGTATGCAGTGGTGTTGTTTGAAGGAGAAGGCTGTGTGGGAATTGCCTACAAGACCTGGATTGAAAGCCGGGAGGATGTAAGTATTATCAAGAATGTACTGGCTTCAGTAGTACACTGAACaattgatttttttgtttatcaGTACTGTAATTACTTTTTTGTGGTTTTACCAGCAACTTTGTTGAACAGTATCCTTTAACAATATCCTAAAAGTGTCATTCATTAATTTTTAACATATTTTATACCATTTGATTAATTATgcatatatatatgtttatggaATACATTTACTTTTTGTATCATGTATGGATTTTTATGTATGTTTCTAGGCTCTCTTTTGCTACTGGCCAAAAGATAGTGTAAGTGCTCTCAAGagagcaaagagaaaggaaatgccaGATAAGGATATGTGGACAAGACACAAAGTCATGGTTGTTTCATATACTGGTGAGAATGATTTTATCATGTAAAATGTTTACATTTTGAGCTATATGATCCTGACAGCTATTGAATGTTTTGATTTTTGTAGTCATACAGAATATGACAGCAAAAGTAAAAACCACACAAAAAACATCCATATGACCTCTTATGATAATTAATTGATTCTATTCAGTTTATTTTCATGAATAAAAGTTAAATTTCTAATGTATCTTAAATTTCTAGATgtgctatgtattttttttcccacAGATGATTTTGATAAAGCACAGCGTCACGCACGAAAGGCCGAGGACACTGACAATGTGGCCACTGAGGacgaaatggagaggaggaggaaagtgcccAAGCGATATGAAGCAACAACAGACACTGGTACGTAAAAATATTGGCTGTTATCCTGTTGGCTGATACAAGAAATATGCACTGCAGCATTCATGCCCATTAGGCTAGATGCCCTCATTAATTCTTTTTAATGCctctttaaaatattttatttatatgttacTCTCTGTAGGATGATTTTGCTTGTGTTGTAGATAATACAGTAGAATGTTTAATAAATTTTAATTGCATTTCTTTCAGAAGAAAGTGATGATGGTCTCCAAATATCAGCAAGTTATACAACTAAAGACCCTATGCTCCCTGCCCAACCAACAAAATTTAGAAAAAGCACCAACACGGATGAGTCCCTGAATGTTATGCAGTCTACCAGTCCATCAAGTAATAGCAATCAGAGGACACCAACCCCAACAAACACCCAACCATCTGTTTCACAGCCCTGCAGCCAAAGTGCAAGTTTGCTTGAAGCTGCTAATGAGTCAACATCTATTGCATCTAGTGCATTCACTGATGATGGTATGTCTACATTTTGATAATAGCTTATTGTAGAAGGCAAAATGTGTACATATTGACACTTCACAAATCAGAATAACCTACCGTATTTTCTTTTATAGATTATGTGGGATAGTATGATTTACTTTTTTAATTCAAACATatttaaaaagataaataatctATAACTATTTATGTGGAAGTATGTGACTCTGTGCAATTTTTCAGACTTTAAAACAGAGATCAGAGAGAAGTTGGACATTGTGCTGCGAAACCAACAAAAAATTATGGACATGTTAAAACAACGGGAAGAAGAGGAGCCACTGGTAGTTGAAGATGTCGTCCCCACACCGATGGAGACAAACCATCAGCTGCTGGAATTCAATGCTAAACTGGATGAAGATCAGAAGCTTAGAAAGAAACTGGTAATTTTATAGCATTATCacgcctatatttttttttatcagtcatAGAAGAAGCTTGATGTACTCAAATATCATATGTAAATACAGTATATGTTGATTCACTATTATGAAAAAGGCTAGCCTTCTTTAATAAAACCTTTATTTTCAGATTACTGTCTTCATGTCTCTGAGTGGTGGCTCCCTGGCAGAATATTTACGTAGAGTCATGTTCAAGATCGCCACCCCTGCTGTATGGTCGACATACAACATGAAGGGACATGGACAAAAACAGGCTTTTGTGGAACTACGCCTCTACAGAATTCTGCTAAGTATGTTTGCTTTCTAACACTCTTAGTGTATACCTAAAATTGAATTTTTTTCACTCTGACAAACCTTAACCATGTTTCAGTTGAATCCGTTGGTAACGGAAACAAGTGCTTGGAAGCCGTAGTTTATTCCTGACTAGTTTCGGCTACTGCCTTCTTCAGAGGAATAATGAAGACAGTAGCTGAAACTAGTCAAGAATATACTTCTGTGTCCATGCAAGCCCTTGTTTTCGTCACCATTGGATTATACATGTCCTAAATGTGTCTCAAGACATGTTTCAGTTTTCAAATCTTACAATGTTTCCATGACATTTTTTTAATACATGAATGTAATACTGTTATATATGGATTAATAGCTTGAATTGGTACAGACACTTCAGTTCCATTCATTGTATCAACTAAACTGCTTGTTGTTATAATTAATTCTGAACCGGAAAAGAAT
Proteins encoded in this window:
- the LOC126990527 gene encoding uncharacterized protein LOC126990527 encodes the protein MRATPQSWTKTQEGGGRGIYSHTCGTCPVTMLDIYAMARISALMSACAYAVVLFEGEGCVGIAYKTWIESREDALFCYWPKDSVSALKRAKRKEMPDKDMWTRHKVMVVSYTDDFDKAQRHARKAEDTDNVATEDEMERRRKVPKRYEATTDTGT